The following coding sequences lie in one Enterococcus sp. 9E7_DIV0242 genomic window:
- the nagB gene encoding glucosamine-6-phosphate deaminase, whose translation MKIIRVANAEEGGKKAFELIKEGMAAGAKVLGLATGSTPETLYKEMVESDLDFSNMVSINLDEYVGLGGNDEQSYRHFMNEKLFNKKPFKDTYVPNGKAEDLTAECKRYEEIIDSHTVDIQILGIGQNGHIGFNEPGTPLDSLTHVVELTESTINANKRYFEKVEDVPTTAVSMGIGSILKGKKMILMAYGEAKADAVKGMVDGPVTIDMPASALQNHDDVIVIIDEAAASKL comes from the coding sequence ATGAAAATCATTCGTGTAGCAAATGCAGAAGAAGGCGGAAAGAAAGCTTTTGAACTAATCAAAGAAGGTATGGCAGCAGGCGCTAAAGTTTTAGGGCTTGCAACAGGAAGTACGCCGGAAACATTATACAAAGAAATGGTAGAAAGTGATTTGGATTTTTCTAACATGGTATCGATCAATCTTGATGAATATGTTGGTTTAGGTGGAAACGATGAACAGAGCTACCGTCATTTTATGAATGAGAAGCTATTCAATAAGAAACCATTTAAAGACACATACGTGCCTAATGGAAAAGCAGAAGATTTGACTGCTGAATGCAAACGTTATGAAGAAATTATCGATAGCCATACAGTAGACATTCAAATTTTGGGCATCGGCCAAAATGGACATATTGGTTTTAATGAACCAGGAACACCATTAGATAGTTTGACACATGTCGTTGAGCTGACAGAATCAACCATCAATGCTAACAAGCGCTACTTTGAAAAAGTAGAGGATGTACCAACAACAGCTGTTTCGATGGGGATCGGTTCTATTCTAAAAGGAAAGAAAATGATCTTGATGGCTTACGGAGAAGCAAAAGCTGATGCAGTCAAAGGAATGGTTGATGGACCTGTCACGATCGATATGCCTGCAAGTGCATTACAGAACCATGATGATGTTATTGTTATCATCGACGAAGCAGCAGCTTCAAAATTATAA
- a CDS encoding nitroreductase family protein produces MNPKKILLRVLNRKQLDYIREKQMNRQLSKYYRADKKRFKEHFSSLKIDKLSKEKLDARVIFFTHSLEKGLSHQNFRKGFGITALTELSKVLFIYKEKGLDLSSPIIVNAFSTLNEYKTVHTKMEYPLDYFNELFVDFVDEINECKSKIGGTKIINLEEKEMNERKNFADLSFGRFTIRNFSDKNDIDVADLDEAVSIAMKTPSVCNRQPSRIYLVKNRDLIKKVLDIQGGFKGYELPPYLFLITASLNSFISPNERNEGYIDGGLFSMSLLYALEYKKIAACALNAMFSEKQEATIRGLLGVKESEIFIMFIAAGNFLEENLVAKSYRIGSKQITQVIE; encoded by the coding sequence ATGAATCCAAAAAAGATATTATTAAGAGTTTTAAATAGGAAACAACTTGATTATATAAGAGAAAAGCAGATGAACCGTCAGTTGAGCAAATATTATAGAGCAGATAAAAAACGATTTAAGGAACATTTCTCTTCTCTAAAAATTGATAAATTATCAAAAGAGAAATTGGATGCCAGAGTTATTTTTTTTACTCATTCGTTAGAAAAGGGTTTGAGCCATCAAAATTTTAGAAAAGGATTTGGAATTACTGCACTAACGGAACTTTCTAAAGTGCTATTCATTTATAAAGAAAAGGGCTTGGATTTAAGTAGTCCCATTATAGTGAATGCTTTTTCCACATTGAATGAGTATAAAACTGTGCATACTAAAATGGAGTATCCACTAGACTACTTTAATGAGCTATTTGTGGATTTTGTAGATGAAATTAATGAATGCAAATCGAAAATTGGTGGCACTAAAATCATTAATTTAGAAGAAAAAGAGATGAACGAGCGAAAGAATTTTGCAGATCTTTCATTTGGAAGGTTTACAATAAGAAATTTTTCAGATAAAAACGATATCGATGTAGCTGATTTAGATGAGGCTGTTTCAATTGCTATGAAAACTCCTTCTGTATGTAATCGACAACCGAGTAGGATTTACCTTGTTAAAAATAGAGATCTTATTAAAAAAGTTTTAGATATTCAAGGTGGTTTTAAAGGATATGAATTGCCCCCATATCTATTCTTAATCACCGCATCTTTGAATTCATTTATTAGTCCTAACGAGAGAAATGAGGGGTATATAGATGGTGGCTTGTTTTCTATGTCATTACTCTATGCTTTAGAATATAAAAAGATTGCTGCTTGTGCGCTCAACGCTATGTTTTCGGAAAAACAAGAAGCTACTATTAGAGGGCTGTTAGGCGTGAAAGAAAGTGAAATTTTTATCATGTTCATAGCGGCAGGAAATTTCCTTGAAGAAAATCTTGTAGCCAAGTCCTATAGAATAGGTAGCAAACAGATTACTCAAGTAATTGAATGA
- a CDS encoding LCP family protein, whose product MNLWKKLVLSFLGLVFVLVAGICAYGLRIYSDASDTITDVYESIERVSSKRETAVNIDAQEPFSVLLMGIDNGDLGRDEEDGGRSDTVMVVTINPKENKSTMLSLSRDTLTELVGNDTEDKLNHAYAYGGAKMTIDTVDNLLDIPIDNYVSINMRGLKDLIDAVGGIDVDNPYETELDGIELKKGPMTLTGETGLAYARYRYDDPEGDIGRQKRQREVVEKIVRKVLSLNGVTQYKSILNAVKDNVKTDLTWDDMIDIQKKYSSAFQNIESLQLETSDAMISGTSYQILNAENLFDVQTKLRAQLGLEKNDAMLAEITNRLAPYASYTGESSTYSGDSTYYDPNAYTNTESYDQTYNEPTYVDPAPVSNYGNDAGVVTDEPEAGGSVTDGLQDAS is encoded by the coding sequence ATGAACCTATGGAAAAAGCTGGTACTCTCTTTTCTTGGACTGGTCTTTGTGCTGGTTGCCGGAATATGTGCCTATGGACTTAGAATATACTCTGATGCCAGTGATACAATAACCGATGTATATGAATCAATTGAACGGGTTTCTTCTAAAAGAGAAACAGCTGTAAATATTGATGCCCAAGAACCATTTTCTGTTTTATTGATGGGAATTGATAATGGTGATTTGGGTAGAGATGAAGAAGATGGTGGACGCTCTGATACTGTAATGGTTGTAACTATTAATCCAAAAGAAAATAAATCGACGATGCTTAGTCTAAGTCGAGATACATTGACCGAGCTTGTCGGTAATGACACTGAGGATAAGTTAAACCATGCATATGCATACGGCGGAGCCAAAATGACTATTGATACAGTAGATAACTTGTTGGATATTCCAATAGATAATTATGTTTCTATTAACATGAGAGGCCTGAAGGACTTGATCGATGCTGTTGGTGGTATTGATGTGGATAATCCATATGAGACCGAGCTTGATGGTATTGAGTTGAAAAAAGGTCCTATGACGCTGACAGGTGAAACCGGCTTGGCTTATGCCCGTTACCGTTACGATGATCCAGAAGGGGATATCGGTCGGCAAAAGCGCCAAAGAGAAGTTGTAGAAAAAATTGTTCGTAAAGTATTAAGTCTTAATGGTGTTACACAGTACAAGAGCATTCTTAATGCTGTGAAGGATAACGTAAAGACAGATTTGACTTGGGACGATATGATTGATATTCAAAAAAAATACTCTTCTGCGTTTCAAAATATTGAATCATTGCAACTGGAAACCTCTGACGCAATGATCAGTGGAACATCTTATCAAATTCTAAATGCAGAAAATTTATTTGATGTTCAGACGAAATTGCGGGCGCAGTTAGGTTTAGAAAAAAATGATGCGATGTTAGCTGAGATTACCAATCGTTTAGCTCCTTATGCTTCTTATACGGGGGAAAGCTCGACTTACTCAGGAGATAGCACGTATTATGACCCTAACGCATACACCAATACAGAAAGCTATGATCAAACATATAATGAACCGACGTATGTTGATCCGGCACCAGTGAGTAACTATGGGAATGATGCTGGTGTTGTAACTGATGAACCTGAAGCTGGCGGCTCTGTAACCGACGGCTTACAAGATGCATCCTAA
- a CDS encoding polysaccharide pyruvyl transferase family protein → MKICISTITDYNNYGNRLQNYALQKALESLGFEVESLKNFSLVDNRNFIRKTMDLLQSGKMLDRVLPKRKLKLPEEVVSIRKQNFADFTNDFINETSFKVDQTTTNFDFEKNYDYFIVGSDQVWNPQFQRFSKLDFVPYAEKKKRISYAASFGVSSISDVEKDMYIQGLNGMEEISVREENGASIVKSLTGKEVPVVLDPTFLLKKEEWGGLIDDYESDKKFLLTYFLGRPSEIERKYINDYAEVNNLSVKHLNNSGDLDTWTSGPKEFIQLFSQATTIFTDSFHACAFSLIFEKPFIVFDRHDHLNSMNSRIDTLLKTFNLNDRKFDANNLEFDIIKDYDNMRLILEHEREKSFSFLKKALNIN, encoded by the coding sequence ATGAAAATCTGTATATCAACAATTACCGATTATAATAATTATGGGAATAGACTTCAAAATTATGCGTTGCAAAAAGCTTTAGAGTCTTTAGGTTTTGAAGTAGAATCGTTAAAAAATTTTTCTTTAGTTGATAATCGTAATTTTATACGCAAGACTATGGATCTATTGCAAAGCGGAAAAATGTTAGATAGAGTGCTGCCAAAAAGAAAGTTGAAATTACCTGAAGAAGTTGTTTCAATACGTAAGCAAAATTTTGCTGATTTTACAAATGATTTTATTAATGAAACTAGCTTTAAAGTTGATCAAACTACTACTAATTTTGATTTTGAGAAAAATTATGATTATTTTATTGTTGGGAGTGACCAGGTTTGGAATCCACAGTTTCAGCGCTTTTCAAAGCTAGATTTTGTTCCGTATGCTGAGAAAAAAAAGCGAATATCTTATGCAGCAAGTTTTGGTGTGAGTTCAATTTCTGATGTTGAAAAGGATATGTACATTCAAGGATTAAATGGAATGGAAGAGATATCTGTCAGAGAAGAGAACGGAGCTTCAATAGTGAAGTCATTAACTGGTAAAGAGGTTCCTGTCGTCCTAGATCCGACTTTCTTGTTAAAGAAGGAAGAATGGGGTGGGTTGATTGATGATTATGAATCTGATAAAAAATTTCTGCTGACTTACTTTTTAGGAAGACCTTCTGAAATAGAGAGGAAGTATATAAATGACTATGCTGAAGTAAATAATTTGTCGGTTAAGCACTTAAATAATTCTGGTGATTTAGACACGTGGACAAGTGGACCAAAGGAATTTATTCAACTTTTTTCTCAAGCAACCACGATATTTACAGATTCATTTCATGCGTGTGCATTTTCACTGATTTTTGAGAAACCATTTATTGTTTTCGACAGACATGATCACTTGAATTCAATGAATTCACGCATTGATACCTTATTAAAAACCTTCAATCTCAACGACCGAAAATTTGATGCAAATAATCTAGAATTTGACATAATTAAGGATTATGATAATATGAGGCTTATTTTAGAACATGAACGAGAGAAATCTTTCTCATTTTTAAAAAAAGCTTTGAATATAAATTGA
- a CDS encoding lipopolysaccharide biosynthesis protein yields MTQRKIGIMLSYSNLIAKNLVMFLYTPLLLRLLGQSEYGIYQMVNSVMTSLSLFSLGFGSSYIRFFTRSKLKGDKDQVEKVNGMYLLVFLFMGFLAVLGGVILILNVNNLYGKTLTSTELNTAKYLMILMVINIGLTFPNSVFDCNIMASEQFKFQYSRQLFQTIVAPVLTIPLLLFGFKSLAIVFIQTALTLLFLFLNARFAISKLGMKFQFKNLDFSLLKEVSIFSFYIFLNQIVDQVNWNVPNFLLGIFAGAKSVAIFAVANQIKMIFMSMSTSFSSVFIPQINRIASEESVDNNKQLTTVMTKVGRFQAIILLYILGGFILLGKFFIEVWAGKGYAEAYYISLLIILPLFVPLIQNVGIDIQRAKNMHRFRSILYTAFAVLNVIITITTINLWGTVGATFGTLTTMILCNGLIMNWYYQKKVRLNMVFFWKSILPLFLPFLFSTVLMSILKIFISVNSLLNFCIYGIVYSLLFFSIYYFFSMNNTEKDLVQATLERMKGRK; encoded by the coding sequence ATGACTCAAAGAAAAATTGGGATAATGCTATCGTACAGTAATTTAATAGCAAAAAATTTAGTCATGTTTTTGTATACGCCGTTATTACTTCGGCTTTTAGGTCAGTCTGAGTACGGCATTTATCAGATGGTAAACTCTGTGATGACATCTTTATCACTATTCAGTCTGGGATTCGGGAGTTCTTATATACGCTTTTTTACTAGAAGTAAATTAAAAGGTGATAAAGATCAAGTTGAAAAAGTTAATGGAATGTATCTTTTGGTTTTTCTTTTTATGGGATTTTTGGCTGTACTTGGTGGAGTTATTTTGATTTTAAATGTTAATAATTTATACGGAAAAACGTTAACCTCTACTGAACTAAATACTGCCAAATACTTAATGATTCTAATGGTCATTAATATTGGATTAACGTTCCCTAATTCTGTTTTTGATTGTAATATAATGGCGTCCGAGCAATTCAAATTTCAATATTCTAGACAGTTGTTTCAAACAATAGTTGCACCTGTGCTAACAATACCGTTGTTACTCTTTGGTTTCAAGTCGTTGGCAATAGTTTTTATTCAGACTGCCTTAACGTTATTATTCCTCTTTTTAAATGCCAGATTTGCCATTTCAAAATTGGGGATGAAGTTCCAATTTAAAAATTTAGATTTTTCTTTATTAAAGGAAGTAAGTATTTTTTCTTTTTACATATTTTTAAATCAAATAGTAGATCAAGTTAATTGGAATGTTCCAAATTTCCTTTTGGGGATTTTTGCAGGTGCTAAATCAGTTGCAATTTTTGCAGTAGCAAATCAGATTAAGATGATTTTCATGTCGATGTCTACTTCATTCTCAAGTGTTTTTATACCCCAGATAAATAGAATAGCTAGTGAAGAGAGTGTTGATAATAACAAACAGCTGACTACTGTAATGACAAAAGTAGGTCGATTTCAAGCCATAATTCTACTATACATTCTTGGTGGATTCATTTTATTAGGTAAATTTTTTATAGAGGTATGGGCTGGGAAAGGATACGCTGAAGCTTACTATATTTCTTTACTAATTATTCTTCCTTTGTTTGTACCTCTTATTCAAAATGTTGGCATTGATATTCAAAGAGCTAAGAATATGCATCGGTTTAGGTCGATTCTTTATACTGCATTTGCAGTGTTAAATGTTATCATTACAATTACTACGATAAATCTATGGGGCACAGTAGGGGCCACATTTGGTACACTCACTACAATGATCCTTTGTAATGGTCTAATCATGAATTGGTACTATCAAAAGAAAGTACGTTTGAATATGGTCTTCTTTTGGAAATCAATTCTCCCATTGTTTCTCCCATTTTTATTTTCAACGGTACTAATGAGCATTCTAAAAATATTTATTTCTGTAAACTCACTACTTAATTTTTGTATTTACGGTATTGTATACTCATTACTATTTTTTTCTATCTATTATTTTTTCAGTATGAATAATACTGAAAAGGATTTGGTACAAGCCACACTAGAGCGGATGAAAGGCAGAAAATAG